One Camelina sativa cultivar DH55 chromosome 3, Cs, whole genome shotgun sequence genomic window carries:
- the LOC104776472 gene encoding probable polygalacturonase At1g80170, whose product MQDVANPILIDQFYCDSPTTCQNQTSAVKISQIMYRNITGTTKSPKAIKFACSDTVPCSHIVLNDVNLEGKDGQVEAYCNSAEGFGYGVIHPSADCLYSHDDKGLDQSYKSETGHDEL is encoded by the exons ATGCAAGATGTTGCAAACCCGATACTCATTGATCAGTTCTACTGCGATTCTCCAACAACATGTCAAAATCAG ACCTCAGCGGTTAAAATCAGCCAGATAATGTACCGGAACATAACCGGGACAACCAAAAGTCCGAAAGCCATCAAATTTGCGTGCAGCGACACAGTCCCTTGCAGTCACATTGTCCTCAACGATGTGAATCTTGAAGGCAAAGACGGTCAAGTTGAAGCGTACTGTAACTCAGCTGAAGGTTTTGGGTACGGAGTGATTCATCCATCCGCAGATTGTCTCTACTCGCACGACGACAAGGGCTTGGACCAAAGTTACAAGTCAGAGACTGGCCACGACGAGCTCTGA
- the LOC104776473 gene encoding probable mannan synthase 3 isoform X1 → MSPFMKFFLFLYDSLSPSSLFLVQRHTLTAPSDTDGVVTSGIIGEIIYIWKQTRIFVFIPILKCLVTICLVMSFLVFIERVYMSIVVVFVKLLRRSPQKVNKWEAINDDDLELANTNFPMVLIQIPMYNEKEVCQLSIGAACRLSWPLDRMIVQVLDDSTDPASKELVNAECDKWARKGINIMSEIRDNRIGYKAGALKAGMMHNYVKQCEFVAIFDADFQPDPDFLERTIPFLIHNHDISLVQCRWKFVNANECLMTRMQEMSLNYHFIAEQESGSSIHAFFGFNGTAGVWRIAALNEAGGWKDRTTVEDMDLAVRACLHGWKFVYVHDVEVKNELPSTFKAYRFQQHRWSCGPANLCRKMTMEILQNKKVSAWKKLYLIYNFFFIRKIVVHIFTFVFYCLILPTTVLFPELQVPKWATVYFPTTITLLNAIATPRSFHLLVFWILFENVMSMHRTKATFIGLLEAGRVNEWVVTEKLGDTLKSKLITKATTKLYTRFGQRLNWRELVVGLYIFLCGCYDVAYGRSYFYVYLFLQSCAFFVAGVGFIGTFVPTV, encoded by the exons ATGTCACCATTTATGaagttctttctctttctctatgaTTCTCTTTCACCTTCCTCCTTGTTTCTG GTTCAAAGACATACCTTAACAGCACCATCAGATACAGATGGGGTTGTTACAAGTGGCATAATTGgagaaattatatacatttggAAGCAGACAAGAATCTTTGTGTTTATACCAATCTTGAAATGCTTAGTGACGATATGCTTGGTGATGTCCTTTTTGGTGTTCATAGAAAGAGTTTATATGAGCATAGTTGTAGTCTTTGTGAAATTACTTAGAAGATCACCTCAGAAAGTAAACAAATGGGAAGCTATAAACGATGATGATCTTGAGCTCGCCAACACAAACTTCCCAATGGTTCTTATTCAGATCCCAATGTACAATGAAAAAGAG GTTTGTCAGTTATCAATAGGAGCAGCCTGCAGGCTATCTTGGCCGTTGGATCGAATGATAGTTCAAGTTCTTGATGATTCCACAGATCCTGCTAGTAAG GAACTGGTGAATGCAGAATGTGATAAATGGGCGAGAAAAGGCATAAACATAATGTCAGAGATTAGAGACAACAGAATCGGATACAAAGCAGGAGCACTAAAGGCAGGAATGATGCACAACTACGTGAAACAATGCGAGTTTGTCGCCATTTTCGATGCTGATTTCCAGCCTGATCCTGACTTCCTAGAACGAACCATTCCTTTTCTTATTCACAACCATGACATCTCCCTTGTCCAATGCCGTTGGAAGTTTG TGAATGCGAACGAGTGCTTGATGACAAGAATGCAAGAGATGTCACTAAACTACCATTTTATAGCTGAGCAAGAATCTGGTTCTTCAATCCATGCTTTCTTTGGATTCAATGGAACAGCCGGTGTTTGGAGAATCGCAGCTTTAAACGAAGCTGGTGGGTGGAAAGATCGAACAACAGTCGAAGATATGGATTTAGCTGTAAGAGCTTGTCTTCATGGTTGGAAATTTGTATATGTACATGACGTCGAG GTGAAAAATGAATTGCCAAGTACATTCAAAGCGTACAGGTTTCAGCAACATAGATGGTCTTGTGGACCAGCTAATCTGTGTAGGAAGATGACAATGGAAATCTTGCAGAACAAGAAAGTGTCGGCGTGGAAGAAGTTGTATCTCATTTACAATTTCTTCTTCATAAGGAAGATTGTAGTACACATTTTCACATTTGTCTTCTACTGTCTGATTCTACCAACAACTGTGCTCTTCCCTGAGCTCCAAGTTCCTAAATGGGCAACTGTTTATTTTCCTACTACAATCACTCTCCTTAACGCTATCGCTACACCTCG ATCATTCCATCTTCTTGTCTTCTGGATCTTATTCGAGAATGTAATGTCAATGCATCGCACGAAGGCGACATTCATAGGGTTACTAGAGGCAGGACGGGTTAACGAATGGGTTGTTACTGAAAAATTAGGTGACACTCTCAAGTCTAAGTTAATAACTAAAGCTACAACTAAGCTTTACACAAGATTTGGACAAAG actcAATTGGAGAGAACTCGTTGTTGGGCTATACATATTCTTATGCGGATGCTATGATGTCGCGTATGGAAGATCATACTTCTATGTGTATCTGTTTCTACAGTCTTGTGCATTTTTTGTCGCTGGAGTTGGTTTTATTGGCACATTTGTTCCAACTGTTTAG
- the LOC104776473 gene encoding probable mannan synthase 3 isoform X2, with protein MIPQILLELVNAECDKWARKGINIMSEIRDNRIGYKAGALKAGMMHNYVKQCEFVAIFDADFQPDPDFLERTIPFLIHNHDISLVQCRWKFVNANECLMTRMQEMSLNYHFIAEQESGSSIHAFFGFNGTAGVWRIAALNEAGGWKDRTTVEDMDLAVRACLHGWKFVYVHDVEVKNELPSTFKAYRFQQHRWSCGPANLCRKMTMEILQNKKVSAWKKLYLIYNFFFIRKIVVHIFTFVFYCLILPTTVLFPELQVPKWATVYFPTTITLLNAIATPRSFHLLVFWILFENVMSMHRTKATFIGLLEAGRVNEWVVTEKLGDTLKSKLITKATTKLYTRFGQRLNWRELVVGLYIFLCGCYDVAYGRSYFYVYLFLQSCAFFVAGVGFIGTFVPTV; from the exons ATGATTCCACAGATCCTGCTA GAACTGGTGAATGCAGAATGTGATAAATGGGCGAGAAAAGGCATAAACATAATGTCAGAGATTAGAGACAACAGAATCGGATACAAAGCAGGAGCACTAAAGGCAGGAATGATGCACAACTACGTGAAACAATGCGAGTTTGTCGCCATTTTCGATGCTGATTTCCAGCCTGATCCTGACTTCCTAGAACGAACCATTCCTTTTCTTATTCACAACCATGACATCTCCCTTGTCCAATGCCGTTGGAAGTTTG TGAATGCGAACGAGTGCTTGATGACAAGAATGCAAGAGATGTCACTAAACTACCATTTTATAGCTGAGCAAGAATCTGGTTCTTCAATCCATGCTTTCTTTGGATTCAATGGAACAGCCGGTGTTTGGAGAATCGCAGCTTTAAACGAAGCTGGTGGGTGGAAAGATCGAACAACAGTCGAAGATATGGATTTAGCTGTAAGAGCTTGTCTTCATGGTTGGAAATTTGTATATGTACATGACGTCGAG GTGAAAAATGAATTGCCAAGTACATTCAAAGCGTACAGGTTTCAGCAACATAGATGGTCTTGTGGACCAGCTAATCTGTGTAGGAAGATGACAATGGAAATCTTGCAGAACAAGAAAGTGTCGGCGTGGAAGAAGTTGTATCTCATTTACAATTTCTTCTTCATAAGGAAGATTGTAGTACACATTTTCACATTTGTCTTCTACTGTCTGATTCTACCAACAACTGTGCTCTTCCCTGAGCTCCAAGTTCCTAAATGGGCAACTGTTTATTTTCCTACTACAATCACTCTCCTTAACGCTATCGCTACACCTCG ATCATTCCATCTTCTTGTCTTCTGGATCTTATTCGAGAATGTAATGTCAATGCATCGCACGAAGGCGACATTCATAGGGTTACTAGAGGCAGGACGGGTTAACGAATGGGTTGTTACTGAAAAATTAGGTGACACTCTCAAGTCTAAGTTAATAACTAAAGCTACAACTAAGCTTTACACAAGATTTGGACAAAG actcAATTGGAGAGAACTCGTTGTTGGGCTATACATATTCTTATGCGGATGCTATGATGTCGCGTATGGAAGATCATACTTCTATGTGTATCTGTTTCTACAGTCTTGTGCATTTTTTGTCGCTGGAGTTGGTTTTATTGGCACATTTGTTCCAACTGTTTAG
- the LOC104776475 gene encoding ADP-ribosylation factor 2-B — protein sequence MGLSFAKLFSRLFAKKEMRILMVGLDAAGKTTILYKLKLGEIVTTIPTIGFNVETVEYKNISFTVWDVGGQDKIRPLWRHYFQNTQGLIFVVDSNDRDRVVEARDELHRMLNEDELRDAVLLVFANKQDLPNAMNAAEITDKLGLHSLRQRHWYIQSTCATSGEGLYEGLDWLSNNIAGKA from the exons ATGGGTTTGTCATTCGCAAAGCTTTTCAGCCGGCTTTTTGCGAAGAAGGAGATGAGAATTCTGATGGTTGGTCTCGATGCTGCTGGTAAGACCACCATTTTGTACAAGCTCAAGCTCGGAGAGATTGTCACCACCATTCCCACTATTG GGTTCAATGTGGAAACTGTGGAGTACAAGAACATCAGTTTCACAGTGTGGGATGTCGGGGGTCAGGACAAG ATCCGTCCCTTGTGGAGGCACTACTTCCAGAACACTCAAGGTCTTATCTTTGTGGTGGACAGCAATGACAGAGACCGTGTTGTTGAGGCTAGAGATGAACTGCACAGAATGCTGAATGAG GACGAGCTGCGTGATGCTGTTCTGCTCGTGTTTGCTAACAAACAGGATCTTCCAAATGCTATGAATGCCGCTGAGATCACTGATAAGCTTGGTCTCCACTCTCTTCGTCAGCGTCACTg GTACATCCAGAGTACATGTGCCACTTCAGGTGAGGGGCTTTACGAAGGTCTGGACTGGTTGTCCAACAACATTGCCGGAAAG GCGTAG
- the LOC104776474 gene encoding LOW QUALITY PROTEIN: uncharacterized protein LOC104776474 (The sequence of the model RefSeq protein was modified relative to this genomic sequence to represent the inferred CDS: inserted 1 base in 1 codon; deleted 1 base in 1 codon): protein MGIFPEFGXWISQNTQQPLKADESKRSENVKSKSGSSYIDTNEERDEMKEQLKLWRESEKKKQWYDPPPKVKVERRNDLEWGMSTIDMEFTLGLPPEAAYDVLTNPDNQSYSRIIKGRQLLENISREAVSPDTGRGQIVNAKKAVGWNFLYWSGAIPITTSFLEHRQFLTVHYTVKNKMFIDMFEVSINWSLYTLIQNACANTKSRRAEKNTKNVVADKAGLRRE from the exons ATGGGTATATTTCCTGAATTTG GCTGGATCAGTCAGAACACTCAACAGCCTCTTAAG GCTGATGAGTCCAAGAGGTCTGAGAATGTGAAGTCTAAGTCAGGGTCTTCATATATAGATACTAACGaggagagagatgagatgaAGGAGCAGTTAAAACTTTGGagagaatcagagaagaagaaacaatggtACGATCCCCCTCCTAAGGTGAAG GTGGAAAGAAGAAATGATCTAGAATGGGGTATGTCCACTATAGACATGGAATTTACATTAGGGTTGCCTCCTGAAGCAGCCTACGACGTTTTAACTAATCCAGACAACCAATCATACTCCAGAATAATCAAAGGACGCCAACTTCTG GAAAACATATCAAGAGAAGCTGTGTCACCCGATACCGGAAGGGGACAGATCGTGAACGCGAAGAAAGCTGTGGGATGGAACTTTCTTTATTGGTCTGGAGCTATCCCAATAACTACAAGTTTCCTTGAACACCGACAATTCCTTACT GTACACTATACGGTAAAGAATAAGATGTTCATAGATATGTTTGAG GTCAGTATAAATTGGAGCCTTTATACGTTGATTCAGAACGCTTGTGCAAACACAAAAAGCCGGAGAGCAGAGAAGAATACGAAGAATGTAGTCGCAGACAAGGCAGGATTGCGACGAGAGTGA
- the LOC104776477 gene encoding uncharacterized protein LOC104776477 isoform X1: MGKFGGYINENTQQPPKAESKRSENVKSKSRPEIHAHEERDEMKEQLKLWRHAEKKEQWEDLPAKVKVETEDGLCHVDIVFILGLPPQAAYDVLTNPDNQAYSRIINQRHELLENVSRKVVTDDGARQTVESEKAVAWKFLSWSGTIPITLDFVENRKNLSAVYMKNKMKFMKTFEGSWKVEPVYVDSERLCKNMKPKSREEYQKCSGGQGRIASKVTMNQTFQPSTLLNLPPLSWYIRKITKDLVQDLQDRGAIIRGV; encoded by the exons ATGGGTAAATTTGGTGGCTATATCAATGAGAACACTCAACAGCCTCCTAAG GCTGAGTCTAAGAGATCTGAAAATGTGAAATCTAAGTCAAGGCCAGAGATTCATGCTCACGaggagagagatgagatgaAGGAGCAATTAAAACTTTGGAGACATgcagagaagaaagaacaatGGGAAGATCTCCCTGCTAAGGTGAAG GTGGAAACAGAAGATGGCCTTTGCCATGTGGACATTGTGTTTATATTGGGATTGCCTCCTCAAGCAGCCTACGACGTTTTAACTAATCCAGACAACCAAGCATACTCCAGAATAATCAATCAGCGCCACGaacttttg GAAAACGTGTCAAGAAAAGTTGTGACAGATGATGGAGCAAGACAGACGGTGGAGTCGGAAAAAGCTGTGGCCTGGAAGTTTCTTTCGTGGTCTGGCACTATCCCAATAACTCTAGATTTTGTCGAAAACCGTAAAAATCTTTCT GCGgtatatatgaaaaacaaaatgaagttCATGAAAACTTTTGAGGGTAGTTGGAAAGTGGAACCAGTATACGTGGATTCAGAACGCTTGTGCAAGAACATGAAGCCGAAGAGTCGAGAAGAATACCAAAAATGTAGCGGTGGACAAGGAAGGATTGCGTCGAAGGTGACAATGAATCAAACCTTTCAACCTTCTACTCTTTTGAATCTACCACCGCTTTCTTGGTACATCCGCAAGATCACCAAGGATCTAGTACAAGATCTTCAAGATAGGGGTGCCATAATACGAGGAGTTTGA
- the LOC104776477 gene encoding uncharacterized protein LOC104776477 isoform X2, producing the protein MKEQLKLWRHAEKKEQWEDLPAKVKVETEDGLCHVDIVFILGLPPQAAYDVLTNPDNQAYSRIINQRHELLENVSRKVVTDDGARQTVESEKAVAWKFLSWSGTIPITLDFVENRKNLSAVYMKNKMKFMKTFEGSWKVEPVYVDSERLCKNMKPKSREEYQKCSGGQGRIASKVTMNQTFQPSTLLNLPPLSWYIRKITKDLVQDLQDRGAIIRGV; encoded by the exons atgaAGGAGCAATTAAAACTTTGGAGACATgcagagaagaaagaacaatGGGAAGATCTCCCTGCTAAGGTGAAG GTGGAAACAGAAGATGGCCTTTGCCATGTGGACATTGTGTTTATATTGGGATTGCCTCCTCAAGCAGCCTACGACGTTTTAACTAATCCAGACAACCAAGCATACTCCAGAATAATCAATCAGCGCCACGaacttttg GAAAACGTGTCAAGAAAAGTTGTGACAGATGATGGAGCAAGACAGACGGTGGAGTCGGAAAAAGCTGTGGCCTGGAAGTTTCTTTCGTGGTCTGGCACTATCCCAATAACTCTAGATTTTGTCGAAAACCGTAAAAATCTTTCT GCGgtatatatgaaaaacaaaatgaagttCATGAAAACTTTTGAGGGTAGTTGGAAAGTGGAACCAGTATACGTGGATTCAGAACGCTTGTGCAAGAACATGAAGCCGAAGAGTCGAGAAGAATACCAAAAATGTAGCGGTGGACAAGGAAGGATTGCGTCGAAGGTGACAATGAATCAAACCTTTCAACCTTCTACTCTTTTGAATCTACCACCGCTTTCTTGGTACATCCGCAAGATCACCAAGGATCTAGTACAAGATCTTCAAGATAGGGGTGCCATAATACGAGGAGTTTGA
- the LOC104776479 gene encoding uncharacterized protein LOC104776479: MGDQGVQQMQQPIVVYPNAYTKQYPDPSSSSSKPSSSSGSSGNFGTVFIVLAVIFVLSALACVFGRLCNRESRAAKQQHSKHPKHEKASSKKSREIRPVEREPRERGDMEFGFDDMKRPEPIEKPSGRDGGGEDIELGFDNKRGERGGSGGGLGPPPPSIKHAVRFKLPENGDHHSKGEIRRGGPEFEFRPGH; this comes from the coding sequence ATGGGAGATCAAGGAGTACAACAAATGCAACAGCCTATTGTTGTGTATCCGAACGCATATACTAAACAGTATCCAgacccatcttcttcttcttcaaaaccttcttcttcctctggctCAAGCGGAAACTTTGGGACGGTCTTCATAGTCCTAGCCGTGATCTTTGTCTTGTCGGCTCTGGCTTGTGTCTTTGGGAGGCTATGTAACCGTGAAAGCCGTGCGGCTAAGCAGCAACATAGCAAGCATCCAAAGCATGAGAAAGCTTCTTCCAAGAAGAGCCGTGAGATTCGCCCCGTGGAGCGTGAACCAAGGGAGAGAGGTGATATGGAGTTTGGGTTTGATGATATGAAACGGCCTGAGCCAATTGAGAAACCCTCTGGAAGAGACGGGGGAGGAGAGGACATCGAACTCGGATTTGATAACAAGAGAGGAGAAAGAGGCGGAAGCGGAGGAGGATTAGGACCACCTCCACCAAGCATCAAACATGCAGTGAGGTTCAAGCTACCGGAAAATGGAGACCATCATTCTAAAGGAGAGATCAGACGTGGAGGTCCTGAGTTCGAGTTCCGACCAGGACACTAA
- the LOC104776478 gene encoding proline-rich receptor-like protein kinase PERK12 yields the protein MSDLDDSPSLSPPAPPADNAPPPDTSPGNSAPPPDDSSPPSPPADSSPPPPSEPSPPPPDSELPPLPSILPPVTASPPPPSDSSPPSDSTPSPPPPSPPADSETPPAPPNESNNNNPPPSSPDVQSPPPSSSSPNVDPTRPESPPSQSPPAPPSSDPTNSPPAPPLDPTKPPPIQPSGPANSPPANPNSPPSPFVTTAPPKTASDGPIASPSLNAPSKGTPSSNQGSGDDGYQGKTVVGMAVAGFAILALIALVFLVRRKKKRKSDSYNNSQYMPHPNFSVKSDGFLYGQDPGKGYSSGHGGSMYNSQQQQQSSMGNSFGAPGGYPHHQMQSGGTPDSAILGTGQTHFSYEELASITQGFSRQKILGEGGFGCVYKGTLQDGKVVAVKQLKAGSGQGDREFKAEVEIISRVHHRHLVSLVGYCISDQHRLLIYEYVSNQTLEHHLHGKGMPVLEWSKRVRIAIGSAKGLAYLHEDCHPKIIHRDIKSANILLDDEYEAQVADFGLARLNDTTQTHVSTRVMGTFGYLAPEYASSGKLTDRSDVFSFGVVLLELVTGRKPVDQSQPLGEESLVEWARPLLLKAIETGDFSELVDRRLEKHYVEHEVFRMIETAAACVRHSGPKRPRMVQVVRALDCDGDSGDISNGIKVGQSTTYDSGQYNEDIMKFRKMAFGFDNNTESGLYSGDYSAKSSTDFSGNESETRPFNNRRF from the exons atgtcaGACTTAGACGATTCGCCGAGTTTATCACCACCGGCACCACCAGCTGATAACGCTCCTCCGCCGGATACTTCACCAGGAAACTCTGCTCCTCCACCTGATGATTCCTCTCCACCTAGCCCACCGGCTGATTCATCACCGCCTCCTCCGTCAGAACCATCACCTCCTCCTCCCGATTCAGAGCTTCCTCCTTTACCTTCAATTCTACCTCCGGTAACAGCTTCTCCACCTCCACCTTCTGATTCTTCTCCACCGTCTGATTCAACCCCTTCTCCGCCGCCCCCTTCTCCTCCTGCGGATTCAGAAACACCACCGGCTCCTCCAAATGAATCAAATAACAACAACCCTCCTCCGTCGTCTCCGGACGTTCAATCGCCACCTCCTTCGTCATCTTCGCCGAATGTAGATCCCACAAGGCCGGAATCGCCACCGTCACAATCTCCTCCGGCTCCACCATCATCAGATCCTACCAATTCACCTCCAGCTCCACCATTAGACCCTACCAAACCTCCCCCAATTCAACCATCAGGACCAGCCAATTCTCCTCCGGCTAATCCCAACTCGCCGCCTAGCCCATTCGTCACTACTGCACCACCCAAAACTGCTTCCGATGGACCTATTGCGTCTCCATCTCTCAATGCTCCCAGCAAAGGAACACCTTCCTCAAACCAAGGCAGTGGAGACGACGGCTATCAAGGGAAGACTGTGGTCGGTATGGCTGTGGCCGGTTTCGCCATCTTGGCCCTAATAGCCCTTGTGTTCTTagtgagaagaaagaagaagagaaagtctGATAGCTATAATAACTCTCAGTACATGCCACATCCCAATTTCTCTGTTAAATCAG ATGGATTCTTGTATGGTCAAGATCCTGGTAAAGGATACTCTTCTGGTCATGGTGGTTCAATGTACAATtcacagcaacaacaacaatcctcTATGGGAAACAGCTTCGGCGCACCTGGTGGTTATCCTCATCATCAAATGCAATCCGGTGGCACACCTGACTCTGCGATCCTCGGAACTGGCCAGACTCATTTCAGTTACGAAGAGCTTGCGTCGATAACTCAAGGCTTTTCTCGTCAAAAGATTCTTGGAGAAGGTGGGTTTGGATGTGTCTATAAAGGTACATTACAGGATGGTAAAGTTGTCGCAGTTAAGCAGCTTAAAGCTGGAAGTGGACAAGGTGACCGTGAGTTTAAGGCAGAGGTTGAGATTATTAGCCGCGTTCATCATCGTCATTTGGTCTCTCTGGTTGGTTACTGCATTTCTGACCAGCATAGATTGCTTATCTATGAGTATGTTTCTAATCAAACGTTAGAGCATCATTTGCACG GAAAGGGAATGCCGGTTTTAGAGTGGTCTAAGAGAGTCCGGATCGCTATAGGATCAGCCAAAGGGTTGGCATATCTACACGAAGACT GTCATCCAAAGATCATTCACAGAGACATAAAGTCTGCAAACATTCTGCTGGACGATGAATATGAAGCTCAG GTTGCTGATTTTGGGCTTGCTAGACTCAATGATACAACCCAAACTCACGTATCAACTCGTGTTATGGGGACCTTTGG GTATCTAGCACCAGAATATGCATCTAGTGGAAAGTTGACTGATAGATCCGATGTTTTCTCGTTTGGGGTTGTTCTCTTAGAGCTTGTAACCGGACGGAAACCAGTTGACCAAAGTCAGCCTCTAGGAGAAGAGAGTTTGGTCGAATGG GCACGCCCACTGCTTCTCAAAGCCATTGAGACCGGAGATTTCAGCGAACTGGTTGATAGACGGCTTGAAAAGCATTATGTGGAGCATGAAGTCTTCAGAATGATCGAGACAGCCGCTGCATGTGTTAGACATTCTGGTCCAAAACGTCCACGCATGGTTCAG GTTGTGAGAGCATTGGACTGTGATGGAGACTCAGGAGATATTAGCAACGGAATCAAAGTTGGGCAAAGCACAACTTATGACTCAGGGCAATACAATGAAGACATCATGAAATTCAGAAAAATGGCGTTTGGTTTTGATAACAACACAGAGTCAGGATTATACAGTGGAGACTACTCTGCCAAAAGCTCTACTGATTTCTCAGGGAATGAATCTGAGACTCGGCCTTTCAATAATCGACGGTTCTGA